The following are encoded together in the Pempheris klunzingeri isolate RE-2024b chromosome 24, fPemKlu1.hap1, whole genome shotgun sequence genome:
- the gckr gene encoding glucokinase regulatory protein → MAGSDWTCSLSAMHEWESPDYEASLPVSEKSNPLTRDIDCTSASRIVRMLQACDTQMFQEETGATYQRLLSEQVIETLMEVAKRVELILKDPQDSLVVLSGCGTSGRLAFLVTSGFNRMLRELNHSSVYSYIIAGGDKALLTSQEAPEDDPKLGMLSLKKVCEGKKKVLFIGISCGLSAPFVAGQLDFCLQHPEVYTPTLVGFNPTHQARDEPMPGCTFTFHSVVQRMQELSKSQKAFLINPAVGPEAISGSSRMKGGSATKVLLEVVLCAAHAAAFTNTPITHMGILQHMRAYEKTLDTTYAQSEGITALVEAAGQSLQRGRRVCYLGWGSLAFLGLIDASECNPTFGADYRDVRGFISGGYRVLNNNEGPLTSLGPDFCIAHEDFLHLVLPSLNDHDFILLLYTHSDDVSEVARLARRVREKTSNLHAVYHQVDGDTAAAAQQDDIMSKLCLSSVKITWPSLASGSLLHMWELSTKLLLNAVSTGAHILKGKIYQNHMIDVQVTNSKLYCRAIRLLQKLSGCPQSQCEEALLKAVYRVDKLTADITSCDITTHTCAARKRTKVVPLALVCLLTGCSFVEAESHLEQQPIIRQAVEACLS, encoded by the exons ATGGCAGGATCAGACTGGACTTGTAGTCTCTCTGCTATGCATGAATGGGAG TCCCCAGATTATGAggcgtcacttcctgtttcagagaAGTCCAATCCCCTCACGCGCGACATCGACTGCACTTCAGCCAGTCGTATTGTGAGGATGTTACAGGCCTGTGATACCCAGATGTTTCAAGAAGAGACAGGAGCCACCTACCAG AGGCTTTTGAGTGAACAAGTGATAGAAACACTGATGGAGGTTGCCAAGAGGGTGGAGCTCATTCTCAAG GATCCTCAGGACAGCCTAGTTGTACTGAGTGGATGTGGGACTTCTGGTCGACTGGCTTTCCTCGTCACG TCAGGTTTCAACAGGATGCTGAGGGAGCTGAACCACAGTTCTGTGTATTCGTATATTATTGCAGGAGGAGACAA AGCTCTTCTAACCTCCCAGGAGGCTCCTGAAGATGACCCCAAACTGGGCATGCTCAGTCTGAAGAAG GTCTGTGAGGGAAAGAAGAAGGTCTTGTTCATCGGTATTTCTTGTGGATTATCT GCTCCATTTGTGGCAGGCCAGCTGGACTTTTGCCTGCAGCACCCTGAGGTCTACACTCCTACACTGGTTGGCTTCAATCCTACACATCAGGCCAG GGATGAGCCCATGCCAGGCTGCACATTCACTTTTCACAGTGTGGTGCAAAGGATGCAGGAGCTTTCCAAAAGCCAAAAGGCCTTCCTCATCAACCCAGCAGTCGGG cCAGAAGCCATCAGTGGCTCCTCCAGGATGAAGGGAGGCAGTGCCACAAAGGTTCTACTGGAGGTTGTCCTGTGTGCTGCTCATGCTGCCGccttcacaaacacacccatcacacacat GGGCATCCTACAGCACATGAGAGCATATGAGAAAACTCTAGATACCACTTATGCTCAGAGTGAGGGGATAACTGCTCTGGTAGAGGCAGCTGGACAGAG TTTGCAGCGTGGCAGGCGTGTGTGTTACCTGGGCTGGGGCTCCCTGGCTTTCCTGGGCCTCATAGACGCCAGTGAGTGTAATCCCACGTTTGGAGCAG ACTACAGAGATGTTCGAGGCTTCATCAGCGGAGGATACAGAGTGCTGAACAACAATGAGGGTCCCCTCACTTCACTG GGCCCCGACTTTTGCATAGCACATGAGGATTTTTTGCATCTAGTTCTGCCCTCTCTCAATGACCACGACTTCATTCTTCTACTCTACACACACTCCG ATGATGTCAGCGAGGTGGCAAGGTTGGCAcgcagagtgagagaaaaaacgTCCAACCTCCACGCTGTTTATCATCAGGTTGATGGAGACACGGCAGCTGCTGCACAACAA gaTGACATCATGAGTAAGCTGTGTTTATCCTCTGTAAAAATCACTTGGCCATCACTTGCTTCAGGGAGTTTACTGCACATG TGGGAGCTGTCCACTAAGTTGCTGCTGAACGCTGTGAGCACCGGAGCTCACATCTTAAAGGGGAAGATTTACCAGAACCACATGATCGACGTGCAGGTCACCAACAGCAAACTCTACTGCAGAGCCATACGTTTACTCCAG AAGCTGTCTGGTTGTCCTCAGTCCCAATGTGAGGAAGCTCTTCTGAAGGCCGTCTATCGAGTGGACAAGCTGACAGCGGACATTACGTCCTgtgacatcaccacacacacatgtgctgcCAGGAAGAGAACCAAG GTGGTCCCTCTGGCTTTGGTCTGTTTGCTGACTGGTTGCTCTTTTGTGGAGGCGGAGTCTCATTTGGAGCAACAGCCAATCATAAGGCAGGCTGTAGAGGCGTGCCTGTCATAA
- the enpp4 gene encoding bis(5'-adenosyl)-triphosphatase enpp4: MLLKILLGFLCGVRALAAENDTAQRGPPPLLLVSFDGFRADYLQSFPMPNLKRLYSQGVLVEELNNVFITKTFPNHYSLVTGLYAESHGIVASNMYDPVSHKYFHIGNTDPTWWSKAQPLWLTAMDYGYKTAAAMWPGSDVIISNRTPTHFFPYNPNVTFQQRLGNVTSWMLGDGKEQGVKFAALYWEEPDRSGHMFGPDNFTAMSKVLKEVDDNVGLLISELKRTGLWGHINVLVTSDHGMAQCSADRLIRLDDCLHPDNYTLVDLSPVTALLPKNDSETIFALLSKCHTHMTAYLKKAIPDRLHYRNNERIQPIILIADEGWTIVQSGDKLPRLGDHGYDNSLSSMHPFLAAAGPSFRQGYQISSLQTVDVYPLMCHLLSVPPLPNNGTLSRARCLLTAETCWDVPLMIVLVVGVLLVLTTITVLFRLLSRCRPPGPRPFQRLHVDDDDDDPLLE; the protein is encoded by the exons ATGTTGCTGAAAATACTGCTGGGCTTCCTTTGtggtgtcagagctttggcCGCAGAAAACGACACAGCCCAGCGGGGTCCCccgccgctgctgctggtgtCATTTGACGGTTTCCGAGCGGATTACCTACAGAGCTTCCCCATGCCGAACCTGAAGCGCCTGTACAGCCAAGGGGTCCTGGTGGAGGAGCTCAACAACGTCTTCATCACCAAGACGTTTCCTAACCACTACAGCCTG gtGACAGGGCTGTATGCTGAGTCTCACGGCATCGTGGCCAGTAACATGTACGACCCTGTCAGCCACAAGTACTTCCACATTGGCAACACTGACCCGACGTGGTGGAGCAAGGCGCAGCCCCTCTGGCTCACAGCAATGGACTACGGCTACAAGACGGCGGCCGCCATGTGGCCCGGCTCTGATGTGATCATCAGCAACCGCACGCCCACACACTTCTTTCCCTACAACCCAAATGTGACGTTCCAGCAGAGGCTGGGGAACGTGACGAGCTGGATGTTGGGAGACGGAAAG GAGCAAGGAGTGAAGTTTGCAGCTCTATACTGGGAGGAGCCGGACCGGTCCGGTCACATGTTTGGCCCGGACAATTTCACTGCCATGAGCAAAGTGCTGAAGGAG GTTGACGACAACGTTGGCCTGCTGATTTCGGAGCTGAAGCGGACTGGCCTCTGGGGTCACATCAACGTCCTGGTAACCAGTGACCACGGCATGGCTCAGTGCTCAGCTGATCGCCTCATTCGACTGGACGACTGCCTCCACCCTGACAACTACACACTGGTGGACCTCTCACCGGTCACAGCCCTCTTACCAAAAAATG ACTCTGAGACCATCTTCGCCCTGCTGAGTAAGTGCCACACCCACATGACGGCATATTTGAAAAAGGCCATCCCTGACAGACTGCACTACAGGAACAACGAACGCATCCAGCCAATAATACTGATTGCTGACGAGGGCTGGACCATAGTGCAGAGTGGGGACAAGCTGCCAAGAT tgGGCGATCACGGCTATGACAACTCCCTATCCAGCATGCACCCCTTCCTGGCAGCGGCGGGGCCTAGCTTCCGTCAGGGATATCAAATCAGCAGTTTGCAGACCGTGGACGTTTACCCGCTCATGTGCCACCTGCTGTCGGTGCCCCCGCTGCCCAACAATGGCACCCTGTCTCGTGCTCGCTGCCTGCTGACTGCTGAGACCTGCTGGGATGTCCCTCTGATGATCGTCCTGGTGGTGGGCGTCCTTCTGGTGCTCACTACAATCACTG TTCTGTTCAGGTTGCTGAGCCGCTGCCGTCCGCCAGGCCCCCGGCCCTTCCAGAGGCTACACgttgacgatgatgatgacgaccCCCTGTTGGAGTAA
- the xkr6a gene encoding XK-related protein 6 yields the protein MAAQSDGGKAGVGCGGGGFAQLYDVDAEEPLDSAAIHICQCCRSSACYWGCRSACLGSLLGGGQPAGGVGIRETHCPPREQLWLDCLWIILALLVFFWDVGTDLCLAVDYYQRQDYLWFGLTLFFVLVPSVLVQILSFRWFVQDYTGGGLGEVEGLTKRGAVALGCLYPGRDRLQLATIWLWQAIIHILQLGQVWRYIRTLYLGIMSRRQKEHQRRWYWAMMFEYADVNMLRLLETFLESAPQLVLQLCIMIQENRAETLQCISSLGSLLSLAWVLASYHKLLRDSRDDQRSMSYRGALLHLFWRLFTISSRVLSLALFASLFHIYFGIFVVIHWCAMAFWVVHGGTDFCMSKWEEVLFNMVVGIVYIFCWFNVKEGRTRYRMVAYYIVVLAENTILTGLWYAYRDPVLTDSYAVPALCGVYLTFAGGVLVMLLYYGFLHPATAHLQPSPASSCCAQLLWGLPLPPSAPPTAPPTPAHMTKSQTEEDVAETCLPVFQVRSAPPTTKPEGPLIKIDMPRKRYPAWDAHYVDRRLRRTINILQYITPAAVGIRYRDGPLLYELLQYESSL from the exons ATGGCCGCGCAGTCGGACGGCGGCAAAGCCGGGGTCGGGTGCGGCGGCGGCGGTTTCGCCCAGCTGTACGATGTTGATGCCGAGGAGCCGCTGGACTCCGCCGCCATCCACATCTGTCAGTGCTGCCGCTCCTCCGCTTGCTACTGGGGCTGCCGCTCAGCCTGCCTCGGCTCTCTGCTCGGAGGGGGCCAGCCTGCCGGAGGGGTCGGCATTAGGGAGACTCACTGCCCACCCCGGGAGCAGCTGTGGCTGGACTGCCTCTGGATCATCCTCGCCCTCCTCGTCTTCTTCTGGGACGTTGGCACGGACTTGTGCCTGGCGGTGGACTACTATCAGAGGCAGGACTACCTCTGGTTCGGCCTCACTCTCTTCTTCGTGCTGGTTCCGTCGGTTCTGGTCCAGATTCTGAGTTTCCGCTGGTTCGTGCAGGACTACACCGGCGGGGGGCtcggggaggtggaggggcTGACCAAGCGGGGCGCGGTGGCCCTGGGGTGCTTGTATCCCGGCAGGGACCGCCTGCAGCTGGCCACCATCTGGCTGTGGCAGGCCATCATACACATCCTCCAGCTGGGACAAGTGTGGAG GTACATCAGGACATTGTACCTGGGCATCATGTCGCGTCGGCAGAAGGAGCACCAGCGGCGCTGGTACTGGGCCATGATGTTCGAGTACGCGGACGTAAACATGCTGCGGCTGCTGGAGACTTTCCTGGAGTCTGCACCTCAGCTggtcctgcagctctgcatcaTGATCCAGGAGAACCGAGCCGAGACGCTGCAGT gcATCTCCTCCCTGGGCTCCCTCCTGTCTCTCGCCTGGGTTCTGGCCTCCTACCACAAACTGCTCCGAGATTCTCGTGACGACCAGCGCAGCATGAGCTACCGTGGGGCACTGCTGCACCTCTTCTGGCGCCTCTTCACCATCTCGTCCCGCGTCCTCTCGCTCGCCCTCTTCGCCTCCCTCTTCCACATCTACTTTGGCATCTTTGTGGTGATCCACTGGTGCGCCATGGCCTTCTGGGTGGTGCATGGAGGCACCGACTTCTGCATGTCCAAGTGGGAGGAGGTGCTTTTCAACATGGTGGTTGGCATAGTCTACATCTTCTGCTGGTTTAATGTGAAGGAGGGACGGACGCGCTACAGAATGGTGGCGTACTACATCGTGGTTTTGGCCGAGAACACTATCCTCACCGGGCTGTG GTACGCCTACAGGGACCCAGTGCTGACCGACTCCTACGCCGTCCCAGCATTGTGCGGCGTCTACCTGACATTCGCAGGCGGCGTCCTGGTCATGCTGCTGTACTACGGCTTCTTGCACCCGGCCACTGCCCACCTCCAGCCAAGCCCCGCCTCATCCTGCTGCGCCCAGCTGCTCTGgggtctccccctccccccgtCAGCCCCGCCCACCGCCCCGCCCACCCCGGCCCACATGACCAAGTCACAGACGGAAGAGGACGTGGCCGAGACGTGTCTTCCTGTCTTCCAGGTGAGGTCAGCGCCCCCCACAACCAAACCTGAGGGCCCGCTAATAAAGATTGACATGCCCAGGAAGCGTTACCCAGCATGGGATGCCCACTACGTAGACAGGCGCCTGCGGAGGACTATAAACATCCTGCAGTACATAACGCCAGCCGCTGTGGGCATCCGCTACCGTGATGGACCCCTGCTGTATGAACTGTTGCAGTATGAGTCCtcactctga